One Natrinema longum genomic window, TCGGCACCGGCGTCCGCCGCCCGCTCGAGGACGACGTCGGCCATCAGGTCCTCGGTGCCGACCGCGCCGGTGTACCAGATCCGGTGGCCGTCGACCGCGGCCGGTACGTCCCACCCGAGTCGGTAGTCCTCGGTCAGGCCCATGTCCTCGGGGATGTCCTCCTGGGTGTGGTAGCCGTCGGCGATAAAGAGCGGCACGACGACGATATCCTCGCTCTCGAAGTAGTCCGTCACGTCGTCGACTTCGGGCTCCTCGTCCATGAACAGCGCCTTCACCTCGTCGAAGCGGTCGCGGTCGGCGATTCGGTCGCTGTGATATTTGATCGCCTTCGCGGAGTTCTCGTTTCGATCGGTCCCGTGGCCGACGACGGACAGGCCGAATCCCTCGCCGACGTCCGGATCTTCGGTCGCGGTCTCGGCGCGCTGGACGATCACGTCCGTCATCGCGTCGTGGGTCCCGACCGGTCCACAGTAGTGGATCGTCTTGCCGACGTCCTCGGCCTCGAGCGTGGCCTGCGAGGCGCTGGTCCCGTCGGACTCCCATCTGTCCGGATCCCACTCCTCGAGGCGTAGTTCGCGGGGAATGACCTCCTCGGTGAAGTAGCCCTCGCTGATGAAGAGCGGAACGACGAACACCTCGTCGGACTCGAGGGTCCGGATCACCTCGCGGAAGTGTGGTTCCTCCTTCCAGAACGCCTCGCGAACCTCGTCGAACGCACCCGTCTCGCGAATGGTGTCCGCGTGGGCGTAGGTCGGGTCCGACGCGTCTGGATTCAGATGCGATCCGTGTGCCGCGATGACCAGCGCTTGCATGGCCGGCGCTTAGGATGGAGATGGTATAGGGACTTCGCTGCCGGACCTCGTCGCCGGGTCCGGCGGCGGTCGTCGAACCGCGGTCGGGCCATCCGCTGCCCGTCGGCTGACGGCGGGACAGCAACCCCGGTCGCTACCGACCGTCCGTCCGAACGCCGTCCTAGAACGTCTCTTCGATGATTTCGCCGACGGCGAAGTTCGACTTGACCTCGGTCACTTCGATCTTGACGCGGTCGCCGACGTCGGCACCGGGAACGATGATGACGTAGCCGCGTTCGACCCGGGCGATACCGTCGCCCTGTTTGCCGATGTCTTCGATCTCGACGTAGCGCGTTTCGCCGACGTCGACCGGTGGCTGTGGTTCGGACGGCACACTTCCGGCCGTGGCGGTCGCCGACCCGCCGTCGGTCTCGTCCTCGTCCTCGCGGGAAATGAGCGCGACGCGGTACACGTCCCCGGGGTCGACGTCGCCGGTTTCGATTTCCTGACGCGGTACTTCGATGACGTATCGATCCTCTTCCTCGGAAACGTCCGTACTGAACAGACACAGCAGTTTTTCAGATATCTCCACAGGTAGACCCTCTATTTCAGTGCATATTCCCATCCATAATAGAACTACCGACACGGAACCACCGATCCGCCGACGGATCGGGCGCGTCCGGATCGAGCACCCCGGCAAACCGGACCGAAGCGAGAGGGCCCTCCGTTAGTCGGCGGTCTCGAGCGGGCGCGTCGTCACGAATCGAGAGAGGTCGAACTCCGTCCCCAGGTCGGCATCGGTGACCGACTCGTAGGGCCGGTTGACGACGATGTCGCCGGCGGTGCTGTCGCCGATACCGGGGATCGCGGTCAGTTCGTTCATCGAGGCCGCGTTGAGATCGAGCGGGTAGGGAACGCCGGTCACCGAGCGGTAGCCGTGATCGACGATGGCGACGTCGACCGTCTCCCCGAGTCGGCGCTCGCCCGGAATCCCGACCAGCAGCGGGTAGGTCCCCAGTTGGCGACCGAAGGTCTTGCCGTCCTGGTGGTACTCGAGGTGAACGTCCGGGAGGACGGTCCCCGGCGGGGCGACGCGCTCGAGCATGGGGTTGTCGATTTCCTCGCGGACTTGCTTCTTGTAGCGTTTGAACAGCTGTTTGTGCTCGTTCGCGATCTCGGCCCCCGTGTCGCTCATGTCGGTCCCGTCGAAGGCCATCACCTGTCGGATGTTGATCCGCCGGAGCATGTAGCCCTCGTCGTAGACGCGCTGGAGGAACGCGCGATTGCGCTCGTAGGTCTCCTCTCGTTCGCCCTTGAGGCCGTGCAGGAGGTTGATCCCGGGGAGGAGCTTCGGGAGCCGTCGCGGCGCGTCGTCACCGAAGGTGGGGGCATCTTCGGGGTCTTCACCGGGCCGCCAGCCGGCCTCCTCGTTGACGATCCGAACCGCTTCGAAACACTCCTCGGCGGTGACGTTGAGGTTGTTCTCCTCCTGGACGACCGGGTCGGCCGACTCGAGGCCGAAGGCGGCCGTGTCGCCGGGCGTGTTGTGTTCGGCGATGATCCGGATCCCCTCGCGGCTCTGCTCGGGCCACTCGACGATCGTGATGGGGTTCATGTTGTCCAGGTGGAGCGTCTCGAGGTCGGGCGCGACCTCCCGGATCCCGCTGTAGAGCTGGCGCA contains:
- a CDS encoding radical SAM protein; protein product: MTDPETLSVTIVDGYVDEPAHFGVPPYISTYPRYAAGALVDAGVPHERITYHTIDRLRDEPDYWRDVDEADLLIYLGGMTVPGKYVGGTPAEPDEVRKLAWTANGTSLMGGPVKFGVGDENAGATETERQDLDFDFVAKGDVEAAVYDLVESGLEGFNNRMRDIDEVSRWAREGAFIVDQHPNHPEYLIAELETSRGCAYRCSFCTEPLYGNPSFRPPPTVVGEVDALSDHGVKHFRIGRQADILAYGGDGEAPNPDALRQLYSGIREVAPDLETLHLDNMNPITIVEWPEQSREGIRIIAEHNTPGDTAAFGLESADPVVQEENNLNVTAEECFEAVRIVNEEAGWRPGEDPEDAPTFGDDAPRRLPKLLPGINLLHGLKGEREETYERNRAFLQRVYDEGYMLRRINIRQVMAFDGTDMSDTGAEIANEHKQLFKRYKKQVREEIDNPMLERVAPPGTVLPDVHLEYHQDGKTFGRQLGTYPLLVGIPGERRLGETVDVAIVDHGYRSVTGVPYPLDLNAASMNELTAIPGIGDSTAGDIVVNRPYESVTDADLGTEFDLSRFVTTRPLETAD
- a CDS encoding CbiX/SirB N-terminal domain-containing protein, which gives rise to MQALVIAAHGSHLNPDASDPTYAHADTIRETGAFDEVREAFWKEEPHFREVIRTLESDEVFVVPLFISEGYFTEEVIPRELRLEEWDPDRWESDGTSASQATLEAEDVGKTIHYCGPVGTHDAMTDVIVQRAETATEDPDVGEGFGLSVVGHGTDRNENSAKAIKYHSDRIADRDRFDEVKALFMDEEPEVDDVTDYFESEDIVVVPLFIADGYHTQEDIPEDMGLTEDYRLGWDVPAAVDGHRIWYTGAVGTEDLMADVVLERAADAGADIGDAREAVRELAASVADTGPEPSAGTGTGD
- a CDS encoding TRAM domain-containing protein — its product is MEISEKLLCLFSTDVSEEEDRYVIEVPRQEIETGDVDPGDVYRVALISREDEDETDGGSATATAGSVPSEPQPPVDVGETRYVEIEDIGKQGDGIARVERGYVIIVPGADVGDRVKIEVTEVKSNFAVGEIIEETF